The following proteins are co-located in the Heteronotia binoei isolate CCM8104 ecotype False Entrance Well chromosome 8, APGP_CSIRO_Hbin_v1, whole genome shotgun sequence genome:
- the CSDC2 gene encoding cold shock domain-containing protein C2, with the protein MSSDQTSHSAVPPLHSPKSPVWPTFPFNREGSRICERGSHLLRDLPSPLPTKRTRTYSATARASAGPVYKGVCKQFSRSQGHGFITPETGAEDIFVHVSDIEGEYVPVEGDEVTYKICPIPPKNQKFQAVEVVLTHLAPHTKHETWSGQIIGS; encoded by the exons ATGTCATCTGATCAAACTTCCCATTCTGCCGTGCCACCTCTTCATTCTCCAAAGTCGCCTGTATGGCCTACTTTCCCCTTTAACCGGGAGGGAAGCAGGATCTGTGAAAGGGGTAGCCACCTTCTTCGGGATTTACCTAGTCCCCTTCCCACCAAAAGAACCAGGACATACTCTGC GACGGCTCGTGCCTCTGCTGGTCCTGTCTATAAGGGTGTATGCAAACAGTTTTCACGGTCCCAGGGCCATGGCTTCATCACCCCAGAGACGGGTGCAGAGGATATATTTGTCCATGTGTCTGA catTGAGGGGGAGTATGTCCCAGTAGAAGGAGATGAGGTCACATACAAAATCTGCCCCATCCCACCAAAGAATCAGAAGTTCCAGGCTGTGGAGGTGGTGCTCACCCACTTAGCTCCACACACAAAGCATGAAACATGGTCTGGTCAGATAATTGGTTCATAA